Genomic segment of Falsibacillus pallidus:
TCAATCCGCTCGACTTGCATGTATTAGGCACGCCGCCAGCGTTCGTCCTGAGCCAGGATCAAACTCTCCGAAAAATTGTTGGCTCAAAGCCACAAAGTTTCAAGCTTGATTAGCTCGATTTTTAAAAAAATAGATTAACGTTGACGTTTTGTTTTGTTCAGTTTTCAAAGATCAATTTCGTTATCGCCATCAGCGACTTTAATAATATAACATGGTAGTCCAATAAGTGTCAACAAGTTTTACAAATATAATTTATGAAAATATCAAATGATGATAGATTGCTTTAAAATACTATAAAAATAAGCTTGCGGACACTCCTGCTGCAGGTCCGCGAGCTTAAATCAAATAACATCTTCTATGAATATATTACGGTTCTGGACAAGATCGATGATTTCCTCGGATTTCTCCAATTTCACCAATGGCCTTGTAAGTGCTTCTCTCTTCGTGAAGATGACGCTCGCTTCCTCCCCGTTGGACAAACGCACCTTTGTGCCGATAGATAAATCTCCTATTAAAGAAAACAGTGCCTTTACTACGGAAATATCAAATTGTCCGAAGCTGTCTTCCATGATCATCTCCAACACTTTAAATGGAGATTGCTTGCTTCGGTAAGCCCGCTCAGATGTCATAGCGTGATAAACATCCGCTACAGCGATGATCCTCGACATCATATGAATCTTTTCTGCTTTTTCTCCACCCGGATAGCCGGTTCCGTCCAGTCTCTCATGATGCTGATAGATTGCCAGCTTTATTTCCGGTTTCAGAAGGGAAGTATCCTTGACCATTTTGTAGCTGTTCAGTGTATGCTCCCTGATTTCTTGGAACTCCCACTGACTGAGGCTTTTCTTTTCGAGGATCGATGCTCTGATCCTCGCCATGCCGCAGTCACTGAGCATCCCGCCTAAAGCCGCCTGGTTATAGATGCCTACATCGTACCCCAGTTTTTTAGCCAGCATCCCGCTTATGATACCGACTGCGACGGAATGATGATAAAGGTAGTCCTTAGGGTTTGAATAGTGCCGGATGGTATGAAGGTTTTCAGGTGTTTCAATTACCTTTTTCAAAAGGGGCATGATGATGGATCTCACCTTCATAAAGTCAATGGCGCCCCCGGACTGCCATTTGGTGAATTCTTGTTTGAATTCTCTGATTGCCTTCAAATAAGATTCTGTGAACGACAACGGGATTTCTTCTATCTTTTGTTCACTTGCATCCTCTGCGGTTGTCTGTGGTTTGAATAATGTTCCGTCCACTAAAGTCCGCTCCACTTCAACCGAATCTATCGAAAATCTTTTTAATACATCCAAATGAATAGGATTCAAGACTGTCTTTTTCGGTACTAAAGGGTAAACCGTCATGCCAGTGACATCCTTTTGCAGGATGCAGCCTTCTATTAATTCAGAAACTTTGACCCTCATTTTCCCCACCCCATGTTGTCCCATTTTCCGACCGCAGAAATTTCTACATCAGTTAGTTTATTTTACCAAATAATTTCTTTTGATTAAATGACCCTGCTGAATTTTTTCTTCATCATAAATAGAAAAAAGGCCCGGGAAAAATCCCAGGCCTTGTTTAGTGTTGTTTATTCTTCTGTAGAATCGTCGCTTGGTGCGTCTTCCTGATCAGAATCGCCCTCTTGTTCTGGAGAGTCTTCCTGAACAGAAGCATTTTCATGTTCTGAAGCTTCTTCCTCAGGTTCAGCATGCTCAGCGTCTTCTTCTTTCTCGACTTTCGCAACTGTCGCTACGTAGCCTGCTTCATCCAAACGGATCAAGCGTACGCCTTGCGTATTTCTTCCCATGGTTGAAATATCGCCGACTGCCATCCGGATCAAGACGCCATTTGCCGTAATGAGCATCAAGTCTTCTTCTCCAGATACAGTTTTAACAGCAACAACTGGGCCATTCTTTTCAGTGATGTTGCATGTCTTCAATCCTTTTCCTCCGCGGGTCTGGATTCGGTATTCCCCTGCAGGGGTCCGTTTTCCATAACCGTTTTTGGTTACAATCAGGACTTCGCTGTTATCCTCAAGGATTTCCATTCCGACTACTTCATCATCAGCAGCAAGGTTGATTCCTTTTACCCCGGTAGCCGTACGTCCCATTGAGCGGACATTGGTTTCAGGGAATCGGATCAGCAGCCCGTTTTTCGTACCGATGATCATATCCTTGCTTCCATCCGTCAATTTAACAGAGATCAATTCATCCTCGTCGCGGATGTTGATGGCGATCAGTCCGTTTGTCCGGATGTTGGCAAAGTCGCTGACAGGGGTACGCTTAGAGATACCCTGCTTAGTCGTGAAGAATAAGAACCAATCTTCGTTGAATTCTTCTACACGGATAATCGTATTGATCACTTCATCCTGGCCGATTCCAAGCATGTTGATGATCGGAATCCCTTTTGCCGTACGGCTGTATTCAGGGATTTCGTATCCTTTTGCTTTATAGACCTTCCCTTTGTTGGAAAAGAATAGGATCGTATCATGGGTGGATGTCGTCAACAAATGTTCAACGAAGTCATTTTCATTTGTGCCCATCCCCTGGATTCCTCTTCCTCCGCGTTTTTGGCTGCGGTAAGTAGATAGAGGCAATCGCTTGATATAGCCGTTATGTGTAAGGGTAACAACGATGTTTTCCCTTGGAATCAGATCTTCGTCTTCGATTTGATCCAGGCCGCTCGCTGTAATTTCTGTACGGCGAATATCGTTGAAACGATCTTTGATTTCTTCAAGCTCCTCACGGATGATTTCAAGGACTTTTTCCTCGTCCGCCAGAATCGCTCTCAATTCAGCAATCAACTGCACAAGACTGTTGTATTCCTCTTCGATTTTTTCGCGCTCCAAACCTGTTAAACGCTGAAGGCGCATATCGAGGATGGCTTGTGCCTGCTTCTCTGATAAGGAGAATTGCTCCATCAATCCTTGACGGGCAATTTCCGTCGTTTGGGATCCCCTGATCAAGGCAATGATCTGGTCGATATGATCCAGTGCAATTCGAAGCCCTTCTAAGATGTGGGCACGCGCCTCTGCTTTTTTCAATTCGAATTCAGTTCTTCTGCGGATGATGACCTTTTGGTGATCGAGATAGTGGACTAGGCACTGCTTTAAATTCAATACTTTTGGCTGTCCATCGACCAATGCCAGAAGGTTGATGCCGAAGCTCGTCTGCAGGGCAGTCTGCTTATAAAGGTTGTTCAAGATGACATTTGCATTCGCATCTCTTCTGACTTCAATGACGACGCGCATTCCGTTTCGGTCTGATTCATCGCGAAGGTCTGTGATGCCGTCGATTTTTTTATCGCGGACAAGCTCAGCAATTTTCTCGATCAGCTTCGCTTTGTTTACCTGGTACGGCAATTCGTGAACCAGGATGGTTTCCTTGCCGTTTGCCTTTTGTTCGATTTCTACTTTGGCCCTCAATGTAATGGACCCTTTACCGGATTCATAGGCGCGTCGAATGCCGCTGCGTCCCATGATCAATCCCGCTGTCGGGAAATCCGGGCCAGGAATGATATCCATCAGTTCCTGTATAGTGATTTCAGGATCTTTACTGACTGCAAGGACACCGTCAATAACCTCTCCAAGCTGATGCGGAGGGATATTGGTCGCCATCCCTACAGCAATCCCAGAAGAACCATTCACCAGAAGGTTAGGGAATCTGGAAGGAAGAACAACCGGCTCCCGCTCTGATCCATCATAGTTGTCTTTATAATCGATCGTATCTTTGTTGATATCGCGGATGAGCTCCATTGAAATCTTGGACATGCGCGCTTCTGTATAACGCATGGCAGCTGCTGCATCTCCATCGACAGATCCGAAGTTTCCGTGGCCGTCGACCAGCATGTAGCGGTAGTTGAAGTCCTGTGCCATCCTGACCATGGTGTCATAAACGGCGGAATCCCCGTGCGGGTGATACTTCCCGATTACTTCACCGACGATGCGGGCAGATTTCTTATATGGCTTGTCTGAAGTCATGCCCAAATCGTTCATGGCGTATAGAATGCGTCGGTGGACCGGCTTCAATCCATCGCGGACATCCGGAAGGGCGCGGGATACGATAACGCTCATTGCGTAGTCCAGGAAGGAAGAACGCATTTCCTGGCTTATATTAATCTCGTTTACTCTGGAATTAGGTGTTTCTGCCATAATAGTGACCTCCTTTGCTTAAGAAAATAAGCATATCCCTCTTTCTCTCTGAAAGATGATGGGATTCAGTGATATGTAAACGCAGGATAGACCTTTTATCTATCCTGCCGTTCGGATTAAATATCCAAGTTCTTTACATAAAGTGCATTTTCTTCGATGAAATTCCTGCGGGGCTCTACTTTATCCCCCATGAGGATTTCGAACGTTTCATCTGCTTCGATTGCATCTTCAAGGCTTACTTGCAGCAGGGTGCGTGATTCCGGATCCATTGTGGTCTCCCATAATTGTTCAGGATTCATTTCCCCCAGACCTTTGTAGCGCTGGATGCCTGGTTTTGGCTGGGCAGGCAGCTCTGCAAGAATCGCTTCCAGCTGGCGATCGTTGTAGGCATATTCAATCTTTTTGCCCTGCTGGATTTTATACAATGGCGGCTGGGCGATGTAAATATAGCCTGCTTCGATGATCTGGCGCATGTAGCGGTAGAAGAATGTCAAAAGCAATGTACGGATGTGGGCACCGTCGACGTCGGCATCGGTCATGATGACAATTTTATGATACCTTGCTTTACTGATGTCGAAATCTTCGCTGATCCCCGTTCCAAGCGCCGTGATGATGGCACGGACTTCGTTGTTGGAAAGGATCTTGTCTAGACGCGCTTTTTCAACGTTGATGATTTTTCCCCTTAGAGGCAGGATTGCCTGGAAGTGGCGGCTTCTTCCCTGCTTAGCGGAACCGCCTGCAGAGTCACCCTCAACGACATACAATTCGCTGATGGATGGATCCTTCGACGAACAATCCGCCAATTTCCCAGGAAGGCTTGAAATCTCAAGTGCACTTTTCCGTCTCGTCAATTCGCGTGCTTTTTTCGCTGCAAGACGGGCGCGCGCAGCCATCAATCCTTTTTCGACGACTTTGCGTCCGACACTTGGGTTTTCCAGCATGAATTTCTCGAACTGTTCAGAGAAGACAGCATCCGTAATGGTTCTGACCTCAGAATTGCCAAGTTTCGTCTTCGTCTGGCCTTCGAACTGCGGATCTGGATGCTTTATTGAGACAATCGCTGTGATTCCTTCCCGTACGTCTTCCCCTGAAAGATTGGAATCTGCGTCTTTGAAAATATTATTTTTACGGGCGTAATCGTTGATGACGCGCGTCAATGCTGTTTTGAAGCCTGATTCATGCGTTCCGCCCTCATACGTATGGATATTGTTGGCGAAAGAATAAATACTGCTTGTGAATCCATCGTTATATTGAAGGGAGATTTCAATCGAGATGCCTTCTTTTTCACCTTCCATGTAGATAGGCTCTTCATGGATGACATCCTTCGTCCTGTTCAAATGCTCTACATAGGACTTGATTCCGCCTTCGTAATGATATTCATTGCGTTTTGGCTCTTCACCGCGCTTATCTTCAATGGCAATCATGATGCCTCTGTTCAGGAAAGCAAGTTCCCTGATGCGGTTCGCCAATGTATCAAATTCATAGACGGTCGTTTCCGTGAAGATCTCAGGATCTGGTTTGAAATGGGTGATCGTTCCGGTTGTATCCGTATCTCCGATGATTTTCAAATCGAACGATGGAACGCCGCGCTCAAATTTTTGATAATGGATCTTGCCGTCGCGGTGAACGTAGACTTCCAGTTCAGTAGACAAGGCGTTAACAACAGATGCCCCTACACCATGGAGCCCTCCGGAAACTTTGTAGCCTCCGCCGCCGAATTTACCGCCGGCATGCAGGACAGTCATGATGACTTCGACTGCAGGCCTTCCCATTTTTTCATGGATCCCAACTGGAATCCCGCGTCCATTATCCTTGACCGTAATGGAATTATCTTTCTCGATGGTAACAGTTATCTCATCACAGTAGCCTGCCAGTGCTTCATCTATACTATTATCGACAATTTCCCATACCAAGTGGTGGAGCCCTCTTCCGCTTGTTGAACCGATATACATACCTGGTCGTTTGCGGACAGCTTCAAGACCCTCGAGCACCTGTATCTGATTTTCATCATAGGATTGTTCTTGGATTTCTTTTTGATCCATGGCCACTAATTTCCACCTGCACTTTCTCAAAGCTTCTTTGCATCTATATAAATCCAGAATTCCGGTTTACCGTTTCTGCCGGTCTGGCCTATTTCTTTATTGGAGTCCCTTTATGGATTGAACTGCCGGTTCCCTTTCGTCGACCTTTTCTTCAATGTCGTAGAGGCAAGGGGCGAAAGATAGATTTCTTTATTCGTAATCACAAGAGATTTAAAGGCGTTCTTCGCGAGGTTTTGGACCATTTTTTCTTTTTGCTGAAGAAATTGTTTTATATCCTCGGAAGCTTGGACAGAATTCTTATCAAGTATTGCGATGATCTCATCCGTCCTGACCATCACATCTTCCCCTACATGTACATACATTCCATTCACCTCATTTGACCTGTTCCATTTTACCCGATGTAACAGAGAATGCAGCCGCTTCCCTCAAGGTTTGATGATCGATTCCGTCGACGCTTGTCGTGGTGACGAACGTCTGGACTTTGCCTTGGATGGTATTCAATAGATGGCTCTGCCGATAATCATCCAATTCGGAAAGGACATCATCCAGGAGGAGAATCGGGTATTCGCCGATTTCTTCGTGTATCAGTTCGATTTCCGCCAGTTTGAGTGACAGGGCAGTCGTCCTTTGCTGGCCTTGTGAACCAAATGTCTGGACATCGCGGTCATTGACAAAGAATTGAAGGTCATCCCTATGGGGACCGACGAGTGTCACACCCCTGTCGATTTCGCGCTTTCGAACAGACGCGAATTTCTCTTCAAATATCTTTACCATTGTCGACCAATCCTGGTCTTCTGATACATCAAGGGACGGTTTATAATGAATTTTCAATGTTTCGAGATTCCTTGATATGCCTGAATGGATCGGCTTCGCCCATTCTTCGAGCAAATGGATGAATTCGAACCGCTTCGCTGTGATTTTGGCCGCGACTTGAATGAATTGATCAGTCAAAACATCCAGCATCGTTTCATCTTTTTGCTTTTGCATCTGCATTGCTTTCAGATAATGGTTCCTCTGCTGGAGAATCTTTTGATACTGGCTCATATCATGTAAATAAACAGGTGAAACCTGGCCAATTTCCATGTCAATAAAACGCCGTCTCACCTGTGGGCTTCCTTTTACTAAATGAAGATCTTCAGGTGCAAACATAACGACGTTCATGTTTCCGACATATTGGCTCAGCTTCTGCTGTTCTATATGATTGCTTTTTGCTTTTTTCCCTTTTTTGGAAATAACGAGCTCCAAGGGCAGGGAAGTATTCTTTTTTTGAATCCTCCCTTTTATTTTAGCATATTCCTCATCCCAGCGGATTAAATCTTTATCATTTGATGTCCGGTGGGATTTCGCCATGGCTAAAACATAGATGGCTTCCATCACATTCGTCTTTCCTTGGGCATTTTCGCCGAGGATCACGTTCACTTTGTTCTCGAATGCTGCCTCCAGGGATTCATAGTTTCGATAATTTTTAAGCTGTAAATCTTTAATATACATAGGGTTACATCCTTTAGATTTACTCAGTCACAACAAAAGTTCCAACGTCCGGAATTTCAATCTGATCCCCGGCACGAAGTTTTCTTCCCCTCCGCTGATCCTGTTCACCATTGACATAAACTTCGTATTCACTCAAAAACCATTTTGCCATTCCGCCAGACTGAATGACATCGGCAAGCTTCAGGAATTGTCCAAGTGTAATATACTCCGTATCAATCTTGATTTGATTCTCCACGATCTCACTCTTTTCTTCATAGTCTCTAAACATTTATTTTACTAGATGTTGGGCCCTAATACAAAGGGGCCTCCGAAAAAGAAAAAGCCCGACCATAAAAGTCGAGCTTTGTGCAAGCTGTGATCAATAAGTACGGACTGGAAGAATCAATTGCAGGATGGAATCGTCTTGTACAGGGCGGATGATGAACGGTCTCATCGCTCCTGTAAAATCGACCCTGATCTCTGTGCCTTCAAGTGCTTTTAAAGCATCCATCATATATTTCGCACTGAAAGAAATCTTCAATTCTTCCCCCTCGATGGATTGGGATTGTACTTGTTCGATAACCTTCCCGATCTCAGGAGAATTGGAGGAAACCTCAATGATTCCTTCTTCAAGCGTGCTTAATTTCACGACGTTGTTTCTTCCTTCTCTCGCTAATAAAGAAGCACGGTCGATTGCCTGCAAGAATTCTTTGGCTGTCAAAACCAGTTCTGTTTTGCTTTCTGAAGGAATCAAGCGGGATGTATCCGGATAATTACCCTCAAGCAGTCTTGAGAAGAATAATAGGTGCTTTGCTTTGAACAATACTTGATTCTCCGTAATGACAATCTCAACCGGTTCATTTGTTTCATCAAGAATTTTGCTTAGTTCATTCAAGCTCTTCCCTGGGATGACCACATTGTAATGCGCATCATTTTCCGTTTCGATTGCTGCTTTTCTCATCGCGAGCCTGTGGCTGTCTGTTGCAGTACAGATCAATTGTCCAGTTTCAACCTTCCAGTTTACACCTGTCAAGATCGGGCGTGTTTCTGAGGTGGACACTGCGAATACAGTCTGCCTTACAAGATTTTTCAATAGGTCAGCAGGAATTTTGAAAACCTGTTCTTCAGAGAGTTCCGGAAGATGTGGATATTCATCCGGGTCCAGCCCATTCAAATTGAATTCGGCTTTTCCTGAACGAATCGTGGTCTGAAGATTGCTTCCTACCTCGATTTCTACTGTATCCTTCGGCAATTTTTTAACGATTTCGCTGAAAAACTTAGCTTGGAGAACGATTCCGCCAGTTTGTTTCACTTCAACGATTTCATCGCCTTCTTCCTCTTTTGGAATGAACGATTCGATTGAAATATCAGAGTCGCTTCCTGTCAGCGTTACTCCCTCTTCTGCAGCAATGATTTTAATCCCCGTTAAAATTGGGATGGTCGTTCTTGAAGTGACGGCTTTCATTACATCCTGAACGCTTTGGACTAATCGATCGCGCTGAATGATAAATTTCATTTTATTTTCCTCCCGAAAGCATAGTCTCCTGACTAGGGACATATATTATTAATTTATTTTAAAAATATAGTAGAAGTAATAGTAGGGCCTGTAGATATGTGGATAACTCATCTCAACGAAAGTAAATACAGCCTATCCACATGTGGACAGACTGTGTGTAAATGAGTCGGACTTATTCACAGTTTCCCATCGAAGGATGAATTAATTCCTAAGCATATCATGTAATTCTTTAATTCTTCTTTCCATTTGAGAATCAGACTGAATCATCTTTGATATCTTTTCATGGGCATGGATGACGGTCGTATGGTCGCGTCCCCCAAATTCCTCACCGATTTTAGGCAGCGAAAAATCAGTCAATTCACGCGATAGATACATCGCAATCTGCCTTGGGAATGCTACGGATTTTGTCCTCTTTTTTGCTTTAAAATCTTCCAGCTTCACGCTGTACTGTTCGCCGACGATCCGCTGAATGTCAAGAATCGTTATGACTCTAGGCTTTGAGCTTGGGATGATATCCTTTAAGGCCTCTGCTGCCAAATCTGCATTGATATCTTTATTAATTAAGGATGAATAAGCAACAACACGAATAAGTGCACCTTCAAGTTCTCGAATATTGGTATCGATTTGATTCGCAATATACAGCATGACTTCATTAGGAATATCTAGTCCCTCTGCTTTTGCCTTTTTACGGAGGATGGCGATCCTCGTCTCCAGATCAGGCGGAGTGATGTCTGTTATCAATCCCCATTCAAAGCGGGAGCGCAGCCTGTCTTCAAGTGTCGGAATCTCTTTTGGAGGCCGGTCACTGGAAATGACGATTTGCTTGCTTTCTTCATGGAGCGTATTGAATGTATGGAAAAATTCTTCCTGGGTCTGTTCTTTTCCAGCCAAGAATTGAATATCGTCTATAAGAAGTACATCAACGTTGCGGTATTTATTCCTAAAATCTACGGCTTTATTATCGCGGATTGAATTGATGAATTCATTCGTGAATTTTTCAGATGACAAATAAACCACTTTGGCCGCTGGATTGTGCTCCACGACATAATGTCCGATGGCGTGCATCAAGTGGGTCTTGCCCAGTCCTACTCCCCCATAGATGAACAGCGGGTTATATGCTTTAGCCGGCGCTTCTGCAACAGCAAGCGATGCTGCATGCGCAAAACGGTTCCCGGATCCAATGACGAACGTGTCGAACGTATATTTCGGATTGAGCATATTTAAGGGAAGTTCCGTTTGATCCTCATCTTTCTTCACCTTTTTCGGTGGAAGCGGGATCTCGAATTCTTCTTCATCCTGATTTTGCGGAATGATGAATTTTATCTCCAATTCTTCCCCGGTGATGTCATATAAAACACCGGATATCAATTGCGAATAGCGCCCCTCAAGCCAATCTCTAGCAAACTCATTCGGAGCTGTGATCACTAAAGAGTCCCCTTGCAATGAATGGGCCTTTGTCGATTTCAGCCACGTATCAAAACTGGGTTTACTAATCTTTTTTTCGATGTCTGCCAGGGCTTTGTTCCAAAGATCCGCAATGTTCTCCAACTTCAAACCCTCCTTTACATAAAAATAAATTGTACAAGGTTTGTACAATGCTAAAAATGCCGATTCGTATAAAAATGCAAAACTATTAATGTGGAAAACTATATAATAAGGAAACTAATAGATTTTCGACATAGTCCACCACTTGTGGACAAGCTTTTCCAAACGGCGTTGATAAACTGTCCACAAGATATCCACAATTTGTGGATAAATGAGTTATCCAGAACTTTATATTCAGAGTGAAAACACAATCATCATATCAAATTCTTCTAGAGGGTGCAATGTTTTTTCGTCATTATCCACAAGCTTCCTCAACTGTGAAAAAAACTTTTCCACAGCCTATTCATATGTGTAAAACATGTCGATATGTGTTGTGGATAGCGAAAAACCTGTCGAAAAATTATCCACAAGGTGAAAAGTGGAGCCTACTGTTTAAAGGCGTAGAGGCTGGAGCGCAGCACCACGAGATAAAGGAATCGATGATGACTTATCGTAAGTGTGCTGAGCGAAGTCTCCTAGCCTTTAGGAGGCGGAACTGGATCAAGAAAAGTGGAAGCGACTGTTCAAAGGCGTAGAGGCTGGAGCGCGATTTTTAAAATTACATATCTTACACCTCTAACGGCCAAGAAACCCCCCGAAATATGAAAGTTGAGTGGTTCAGGTCAAAAGTTGAGCGGTTGTCGCCAAAAGTTGCGGGGTAAATCCCAAAAGTTGAGCGGTCAGACACCAAAGTTGCGGGGGCACCCCGAAAAGTTCGGAGCAAATCCAGCACAGTGCGCCGGTAACCTCGAAAAGTTCGGAGCAAATCCACCGAAGCCCCCCTGATCACAGCAAAAAGAGCGAATCAAATCCCACCATGCGAACAAAAATCTCTATAAATAGAATGCCCGCATCCAAAAAAAGATCCTCATAATGTAATAAGGTTTCATCTGGAAATTTGGAAAGGGAGTTGACAATCTGACATGCTCATCTATATAATCAAAAAGACTGTCTATTACTGAAATTTTTTCTAACCCATCAGGGAGGTGTCATAAATGAAAAGAACGTTCCAACCAAATAAGCGTAAAAGAAGCAAAGTACATG
This window contains:
- a CDS encoding HD-GYP domain-containing protein; the encoded protein is MRVKVSELIEGCILQKDVTGMTVYPLVPKKTVLNPIHLDVLKRFSIDSVEVERTLVDGTLFKPQTTAEDASEQKIEEIPLSFTESYLKAIREFKQEFTKWQSGGAIDFMKVRSIIMPLLKKVIETPENLHTIRHYSNPKDYLYHHSVAVGIISGMLAKKLGYDVGIYNQAALGGMLSDCGMARIRASILEKKSLSQWEFQEIREHTLNSYKMVKDTSLLKPEIKLAIYQHHERLDGTGYPGGEKAEKIHMMSRIIAVADVYHAMTSERAYRSKQSPFKVLEMIMEDSFGQFDISVVKALFSLIGDLSIGTKVRLSNGEEASVIFTKREALTRPLVKLEKSEEIIDLVQNRNIFIEDVI
- the gyrA gene encoding DNA gyrase subunit A yields the protein MAETPNSRVNEINISQEMRSSFLDYAMSVIVSRALPDVRDGLKPVHRRILYAMNDLGMTSDKPYKKSARIVGEVIGKYHPHGDSAVYDTMVRMAQDFNYRYMLVDGHGNFGSVDGDAAAAMRYTEARMSKISMELIRDINKDTIDYKDNYDGSEREPVVLPSRFPNLLVNGSSGIAVGMATNIPPHQLGEVIDGVLAVSKDPEITIQELMDIIPGPDFPTAGLIMGRSGIRRAYESGKGSITLRAKVEIEQKANGKETILVHELPYQVNKAKLIEKIAELVRDKKIDGITDLRDESDRNGMRVVIEVRRDANANVILNNLYKQTALQTSFGINLLALVDGQPKVLNLKQCLVHYLDHQKVIIRRRTEFELKKAEARAHILEGLRIALDHIDQIIALIRGSQTTEIARQGLMEQFSLSEKQAQAILDMRLQRLTGLEREKIEEEYNSLVQLIAELRAILADEEKVLEIIREELEEIKDRFNDIRRTEITASGLDQIEDEDLIPRENIVVTLTHNGYIKRLPLSTYRSQKRGGRGIQGMGTNENDFVEHLLTTSTHDTILFFSNKGKVYKAKGYEIPEYSRTAKGIPIINMLGIGQDEVINTIIRVEEFNEDWFLFFTTKQGISKRTPVSDFANIRTNGLIAINIRDEDELISVKLTDGSKDMIIGTKNGLLIRFPETNVRSMGRTATGVKGINLAADDEVVGMEILEDNSEVLIVTKNGYGKRTPAGEYRIQTRGGKGLKTCNITEKNGPVVAVKTVSGEEDLMLITANGVLIRMAVGDISTMGRNTQGVRLIRLDEAGYVATVAKVEKEEDAEHAEPEEEASEHENASVQEDSPEQEGDSDQEDAPSDDSTEE
- the gyrB gene encoding DNA topoisomerase (ATP-hydrolyzing) subunit B: MDQKEIQEQSYDENQIQVLEGLEAVRKRPGMYIGSTSGRGLHHLVWEIVDNSIDEALAGYCDEITVTIEKDNSITVKDNGRGIPVGIHEKMGRPAVEVIMTVLHAGGKFGGGGYKVSGGLHGVGASVVNALSTELEVYVHRDGKIHYQKFERGVPSFDLKIIGDTDTTGTITHFKPDPEIFTETTVYEFDTLANRIRELAFLNRGIMIAIEDKRGEEPKRNEYHYEGGIKSYVEHLNRTKDVIHEEPIYMEGEKEGISIEISLQYNDGFTSSIYSFANNIHTYEGGTHESGFKTALTRVINDYARKNNIFKDADSNLSGEDVREGITAIVSIKHPDPQFEGQTKTKLGNSEVRTITDAVFSEQFEKFMLENPSVGRKVVEKGLMAARARLAAKKARELTRRKSALEISSLPGKLADCSSKDPSISELYVVEGDSAGGSAKQGRSRHFQAILPLRGKIINVEKARLDKILSNNEVRAIITALGTGISEDFDISKARYHKIVIMTDADVDGAHIRTLLLTFFYRYMRQIIEAGYIYIAQPPLYKIQQGKKIEYAYNDRQLEAILAELPAQPKPGIQRYKGLGEMNPEQLWETTMDPESRTLLQVSLEDAIEADETFEILMGDKVEPRRNFIEENALYVKNLDI
- the remB gene encoding extracellular matrix regulator RemB → MYVHVGEDVMVRTDEIIAILDKNSVQASEDIKQFLQQKEKMVQNLAKNAFKSLVITNKEIYLSPLASTTLKKRSTKGNRQFNP
- the recF gene encoding DNA replication/repair protein RecF (All proteins in this family for which functions are known are DNA-binding proteins that assist the filamentation of RecA onto DNA for the initiation of recombination or recombinational repair.), coding for MYIKDLQLKNYRNYESLEAAFENKVNVILGENAQGKTNVMEAIYVLAMAKSHRTSNDKDLIRWDEEYAKIKGRIQKKNTSLPLELVISKKGKKAKSNHIEQQKLSQYVGNMNVVMFAPEDLHLVKGSPQVRRRFIDMEIGQVSPVYLHDMSQYQKILQQRNHYLKAMQMQKQKDETMLDVLTDQFIQVAAKITAKRFEFIHLLEEWAKPIHSGISRNLETLKIHYKPSLDVSEDQDWSTMVKIFEEKFASVRKREIDRGVTLVGPHRDDLQFFVNDRDVQTFGSQGQQRTTALSLKLAEIELIHEEIGEYPILLLDDVLSELDDYRQSHLLNTIQGKVQTFVTTTSVDGIDHQTLREAAAFSVTSGKMEQVK
- the yaaA gene encoding S4 domain-containing protein YaaA, with protein sequence MENQIKIDTEYITLGQFLKLADVIQSGGMAKWFLSEYEVYVNGEQDQRRGRKLRAGDQIEIPDVGTFVVTE
- the dnaN gene encoding DNA polymerase III subunit beta, giving the protein MKFIIQRDRLVQSVQDVMKAVTSRTTIPILTGIKIIAAEEGVTLTGSDSDISIESFIPKEEEGDEIVEVKQTGGIVLQAKFFSEIVKKLPKDTVEIEVGSNLQTTIRSGKAEFNLNGLDPDEYPHLPELSEEQVFKIPADLLKNLVRQTVFAVSTSETRPILTGVNWKVETGQLICTATDSHRLAMRKAAIETENDAHYNVVIPGKSLNELSKILDETNEPVEIVITENQVLFKAKHLLFFSRLLEGNYPDTSRLIPSESKTELVLTAKEFLQAIDRASLLAREGRNNVVKLSTLEEGIIEVSSNSPEIGKVIEQVQSQSIEGEELKISFSAKYMMDALKALEGTEIRVDFTGAMRPFIIRPVQDDSILQLILPVRTY
- the dnaA gene encoding chromosomal replication initiator protein DnaA encodes the protein MENIADLWNKALADIEKKISKPSFDTWLKSTKAHSLQGDSLVITAPNEFARDWLEGRYSQLISGVLYDITGEELEIKFIIPQNQDEEEFEIPLPPKKVKKDEDQTELPLNMLNPKYTFDTFVIGSGNRFAHAASLAVAEAPAKAYNPLFIYGGVGLGKTHLMHAIGHYVVEHNPAAKVVYLSSEKFTNEFINSIRDNKAVDFRNKYRNVDVLLIDDIQFLAGKEQTQEEFFHTFNTLHEESKQIVISSDRPPKEIPTLEDRLRSRFEWGLITDITPPDLETRIAILRKKAKAEGLDIPNEVMLYIANQIDTNIRELEGALIRVVAYSSLINKDINADLAAEALKDIIPSSKPRVITILDIQRIVGEQYSVKLEDFKAKKRTKSVAFPRQIAMYLSRELTDFSLPKIGEEFGGRDHTTVIHAHEKISKMIQSDSQMERRIKELHDMLRN